From one Gossypium hirsutum isolate 1008001.06 chromosome D08, Gossypium_hirsutum_v2.1, whole genome shotgun sequence genomic stretch:
- the LOC107898149 gene encoding uncharacterized protein — MDPPAPSSTRSRVLEINLVSAEDLTPVSKNMKTYAVVWVKPDEKLSTGVDQKGGTDPIWNDRFTFKVDQKFLNSEDATIAVEIYAAAWVKDALVGSVNVLINDIFHLRSVADAKSNDSARRTVTLQIRRPSGRPQGILKMEVALVDSSMRSTPEVEDQKPEPTIHGGCGSVHENHETNANISSELTTEENYKKRPQGSIVNCGSGSSGSEVKCNGGSMVNGDSLCNSDVGPSASVVAAAIAKGLYQPPGNNQPETKETSKISEWTKKEREEELSKKLERWRSEIPPQAVKSRRRSRKKRSGGGIKLFSCFGNTFQFEISINFGSKKKRSNGNNGSGDGNNNKICHLGSINDNNTKSVA; from the coding sequence ATGGATCCTCCTGCTCCTTCTTCTACTCGTTCCCGGGTTCTTGAGATTAACCTCGTTTCAGCCGAAGACCTTACTCCGGTCTCCAAAAACATGAAAACCTATGCGGTGGTTTGGGTCAAACCCGACGAGAAGCTTTCCACCGGAGTCGACCAGAAAGGCGGAACTGACCCCATTTGGAACGACCGTTTCACGTTCAAAGTCGACCAGAAGTTCTTAAACTCCGAGGATGCGACGATCGCCGTTGAGATCTACGCCGCGGCGTGGGTTAAAGATGCTTTGGTTGGATCCGTTAATGTTTTGATTAACGATATTTTCCACTTGCGATCCGTTGCCGACGCCAAAAGCAATGACTCCGCCAGGAGAACCGTCACGCTTCAAATCCGCCGCCCCTCTGGCCGCCCTCAAGGGATTCTTAAAATGGAGGTTGCCCTCGTTGATAGTTCAATGCGAAGCACCCCTGAGGTAGAAGACCAAAAGCCAGAACCAACAATCCACGGCGGCTGCGGCAGTGTCCATGAGAATCATGAGACAAATGCCAACATAAGCTCCGAGTTAACAACGGAGGAAAACTACAAGAAAAGGCCTCAAGGTTCCATTGTTAATTGCGGTTCAGGTTCCAGTGGTTCCGAGGTTAAATGCAATGGCGGAAGCATGGTGAACGGTGACTCGCTTTGTAACTCCGACGTCGGACCTTCAGCTTCGGTTGTGGCGGCAGCCATTGCCAAAGGGTTGTATCAACCGCCGGGAAACAACCAACCGGAGACGAAAGAAACGAGTAAGATATCGGAATGGACTAAGAAAGAAAGGGAAGAAGAACTATCGAAGAAATTAGAGAGGTGGCGGTCGGAAATCCCACCTCAGGCCGTGAAATCGAGGAGGAGATCAAGGAAGAAAAGAAGCGGTGGTGGTATCAAATTGTTTTCATGTTTCGGTAATACTTTCCAATTCGAAATATCGATTAATTTTGGAAGTAAGAAGAAACGTAGCAATGGAAACAATGGCAGTGGCGATGGCAACAATAATAAAATCTGCCATTTGGGCTCTATAAATGATAACAATACCAAATCTGTTGCTTGA
- the LOC107899179 gene encoding GDSL esterase/lipase LTL1: protein MENSFTLVTIFGLLFTLGNVGPQAEAARAFFVFGDSLVDNGNNNYLATTARADAYPYGIDYPTHRATGRFSNGLNIPDLISEQIGSEPTLPYLSPELNGQRLLIGANFASAGIGILNDTGVQFVNIIRIGEQLQYFRQYQQRVSALIGPEQTQRLVNEALVLMTLGGNDFVNNYYLVPFSARSRQFALPDYVVYIISEYRKILLRLYELGARRVLVTGTGPLGCVPAELAQHSRAGECAIELQRASALFNPQLAEMLSGLNAELGSDIFVAVNTNEMHMDWINNPQQFGFVTSKVACCGQGPYNGIGLCTIASNLCPNRDIYAFWDPFHPSERANKLIVQQIITGSTKYMHPMNLSTIMELDSRV from the exons ATGGAGAACTCGTTCACATTGGTTACCATTTTCGGTCTGCTGTTTACTTTAGGCAATGTAGGTCCTCAAGCTGAGGCCGCGAGGGCGTTTTTCGTGTTCGGAGATTCATTAGTCGACAACGGTAACAACAACTATCTAGCTACCACGGCTCGTGCTGATGCTTACCCTTACGGTATCGACTATCCTACTCATAGAGCTACTGGCCGGTTCTCTAATGGCCTTAACATCCCAGATCTTATAA GTGAGCAAATTGGCTCTGAACCAACATTGCCATATCTGAGCCCGGAGCTAAACGGACAAAGGCTTCTTATTGGTGCCAACTTTGCTTCGGCTGGAATCGGCATTCTCAACGACACCGGAGTCCAATTC GTCAATATAATTAGAATCGGCGAGCAATTACAGTACTTCAGGCAATATCAGCAACGAGTGAGTGCACTTATTGGACCTGAACAAACACAACGCCTAGTGAATGAAGCACTTGTTCTAATGACCCTAGGTGGCAACGACTTCGTAAACAACTACTACTTGGTGCCGTTCTCGGCACGATCACGGCAATTCGCACTCCCTGATTACGTCGTCTATATAATTTCCGAGTACCGGAAAATTCTATTG AGGCTGTATGAGTTAGGGGCAAGGAGGGTATTGGTGACTGGAACCGGACCATTAGGTTGCGTCCCGGCGGAACTAGCTCAACACAGCAGAGCCGGTGAATGCGCGATCGAGCTGCAACGAGCCTCAGCCTTGTTCAACCCACAACTTGCTGAAATGCTCAGCGGACTCAACGCTGAACTTGGATCAGATATTTTCGTTGCAGTAAATACAAATGAAATGCACATGGATTGGATCAATAACCCCCAACAATTCG GTTTTGTTACGTCAAAGGTAGCTTGTTGTGGTCAAGGACCTTACAACGGTATTGGGTTATGCACGATCGCATCAAATTTATGTCCGAATCGAGACATTTATGCATTTTGGGATCCGTTCCATCCTTCTGAGAGGGCTAATAAGCTGATCGTACAACAGATCATTACTGGTTCAACCAAATACATGCACCCAATGAACCTTAGTACCATCATGGAATTAGATTCTAGGGTTTAG
- the LOC107899178 gene encoding bifunctional TH2 protein, mitochondrial, with translation MAIPPKSVGAVIPTEDGLASRFWIKFRRESVLSLYSPFVICLASGSLEIDTFRHCIAQDVHFLKAFAQAYELAEDCADDDDAKLAISKLRKGVLEALKLHNSFVQEWGLGFVKECPINSATLKYTEFVLATASGKVEGLKAPGKLDTPFEKTKIAAYTLGAMTPCMRLYAFLGKELEALLDPNEHDHPHKKWIRNYSSEGFQATTLQTEDLLDKLSVSLTGEELNIIEKLYHQAMKLEIEFFYAQTLTQPTVIPLTKEHDPARDCLMIFSDFDLTCTVVDSSAILAEIAIVTAPKSDQNQPEGQITRMSSSELRNTWGELSQQYTEEYEQCIESMLPSKKEEFNYETLHTALEKLSDFEKRANSRVIESGVLKGLNFEDIKRAGERLILQDGCTNFLQKIVKDENLNANVHLLSYCWCGDLIRAAFSSGGLDVVNIHANELSFQESVSTGEIIMEVQSPIDKIEAFDKIIQGCSDDKRNLTVYIGDSVGDLLCLLKADIGIVIGSSSSLRTVGDQYGVSFVPLFPGLVKKQKEYGADGSCCIWKGQSGILYTASGWDDIHALFLGH, from the exons ATGGCGATCCCTCCTAAGTCCGTTGGTGCCGTTATCCCCACCGAGGACGGTCTAGCAAGCAGGTTCTGGATCAAGTTTCGTAGAGAATCTGTGCTTTCTCTTTACTCGCCTTTTGTTATTTGTTTGGCTTCTGGGTCTCTCGAGATCGACACCTTTCGTCATTGTATTGCCCAAGATGTGCACTTCCTCAAAGCTTTTGCTCAAGC GTATGAATTGGCAGAAGACTGTGCAGATGATGACGATGCAAAGTTAGCAATCTCTAAGCTAAGGAAGGGTGTTTTGGAGGCGCTGAAATTGCATAATTCTTTTGTACAG GAGTGGGGTTTGGGCTTTGTGAAAGAATGCCCTATCAATTCTGCAACTTTAAAGTACACAGAATTTGTACTGGCAACAGCTTCGGGGAAGGTTGAAGGACTGAAAGCTCCAGGAAAACTTGACACTCCATTTGAGAAAACAAAGATTGCAGCTTATACTCTGGGGGCTATGACACCTTGCATGAGGCTGTATGCCTTTCTTGGTAAAGAATTGGAGGCACTTCTAGACCCCAATGAGCATGACCACCCACACAAAAAGTGGATAAGAAATTATTCTTCCGAGGGTTTTCAG GCGACAACTCTGCAAACAGAAGACTTGCTGGATAAACTTAGTGTCTCTTTGACAGGCGAGGAACTAAACATCATTGAGAAGCTTTATCACCAAGCAATGAAACTTGAAATAGAATTCTTCTATGCTCAAACGCTTACTCAGCCCACTGTTATTCCTCTGACTAAGGAGCATGACCCTGCCCGAGATTGTCTCATGATATTTTCTGATTTTGATCTTACTTGCACAGTTGTTGATTCATCTGCCATTTTGGCCGAGATAGCAATAGTGACCGCTCCTAAATCTGATCAGAACCAACCCGAAGGTCAAATTACTAGGATGTCTTCTTCTGAGTTGAGGAACACATGGGGTGAACTTTCCCAACAATACACGGAAGAGTATGAACAATGCATAGAAAGCATGTTGCCATCCAAGAAAG AGGAGTTCAACTATGAAACTCTGCATACAGCACTTGAGAAACTCTCAGATTTTGAGAAAAGGGCAAATTCTAGAGTGATCGAATCAGGGGTACTGAAGGGTCTAAACTTTGAAGACATTAAACGAGCCGGTGAACGATTGATTCTTCAAGATGGCTGCACTAATTTCCTTCAGAAAATTGTAAAGGATGAAAACCTTAATGCCAATGTCCATCTTCTTTCTTATTGTTGGTGTGGTGATCTCATCCGGGCTGCATTTTCGTCAG GGGGTTTAGATGTTGTGAACATACACGCAAATGAACTCAGCTTTCAAGAATCTGTGTCCACGGGTGAAATCATTATGGAAGTGCAGTCTCCAATCGACAAGATTGAAGCTTTCGATAAAATCATACAAGGCTGTAGCGATGACAAAAGGAACTTAACTGTTTACATTGGGGACTCGGTAGGCGATTTGCTTTGCCTACTGAAAGCAGATATAGGTATAGTGATTGGATCGAGTTCAAGCCTAAGAACAGTGGGGGATCAGTATGGAGTTTCGTTTGTGCCATTGTTCCCTGGTTTGGTTAAGAAACAGAAGGAATATGGTGCCGATGGAAGCTGTTGTATTTGGAAGGGCCAATCAGGCATTCTTTACACTGCCTCTGGTTGGGATGACATTCATGCCTTATTTTTGGGACATTAG